A DNA window from Acetobacter aceti NBRC 14818 contains the following coding sequences:
- a CDS encoding cobalamin biosynthesis protein has translation MRVAGFGFRQAASLASLRDALAAAGGAKGIDALATVAQKAASPALLALAKEMKLPIHALNADTLAHISTPTRSDRAMARYGTGSVAEASALAAAGTGAYLLTPRATSADGLAMAAIAERNTP, from the coding sequence ATGAGGGTCGCAGGCTTCGGCTTCCGGCAGGCCGCCAGCCTCGCATCGCTTCGTGATGCTCTGGCTGCGGCGGGTGGTGCCAAAGGCATCGACGCTCTGGCCACGGTCGCGCAAAAGGCCGCCTCACCCGCGCTTTTGGCGCTGGCGAAGGAAATGAAGCTGCCCATCCACGCGCTGAACGCCGACACGCTGGCGCATATCAGCACACCCACCCGTTCCGATCGTGCCATGGCCCGCTACGGCACCGGCAGTGTCGCCGAAGCGTCTGCATTGGCCGCCGCCGGAACAGGCGCTTACCTGCTCACCCCGCGCGCGACTTCTGCCGACGGGCTGGCCATGGCCGCGATCGCAGAAAGGAACACTCCATGA
- the cobM gene encoding precorrin-4 C(11)-methyltransferase, whose translation MTVHFIGAGPGAPDLITLRGRDLIAASPVCLYAGSLVPAALLDHCPPGVRIVNTAPLSLDAIIAEIVAAHEAGHDVARLHSGDLSVWSAMGEQLRRLRELGIPYDVTPGVPSFAAAAAALGAELTLPGIAQSVVLTRTSGRATAMPPGENLAAFAATGATLAIHLSIHVLDRVLAELTPHYGADCPVAIVWRASWPDERIVRATLATLESALATELERTALILVGPAIGATGFGESRLYAGDYDRRFRPVGTAPRFPAPEAE comes from the coding sequence ATGACGGTTCATTTCATTGGAGCCGGACCCGGCGCACCTGATCTCATTACCTTGCGCGGACGAGACCTGATCGCAGCCAGTCCCGTCTGCCTTTATGCCGGATCTCTGGTTCCGGCGGCGCTGCTCGACCATTGCCCGCCCGGCGTGCGCATCGTGAATACCGCCCCACTATCGCTAGATGCGATTATCGCCGAAATCGTAGCGGCGCACGAAGCGGGCCATGACGTCGCCCGGCTGCATTCCGGCGATCTGTCAGTGTGGTCCGCCATGGGGGAGCAACTGCGCCGTCTTCGTGAATTAGGCATTCCTTATGACGTCACACCCGGTGTGCCATCCTTCGCCGCCGCTGCCGCTGCCTTGGGTGCGGAGCTTACCCTTCCGGGTATCGCCCAGTCGGTCGTGCTGACACGCACCTCCGGTCGAGCCACCGCCATGCCGCCGGGCGAGAATCTGGCCGCTTTCGCCGCCACAGGCGCGACGCTGGCGATCCATCTGTCGATCCATGTGCTAGACCGCGTTCTGGCCGAACTCACTCCGCATTATGGTGCCGACTGCCCTGTCGCCATCGTGTGGCGCGCAAGCTGGCCGGATGAGCGCATCGTCCGGGCCACGCTGGCGACGCTGGAGTCCGCACTAGCTACCGAACTGGAACGCACGGCGCTGATTCTGGTCGGTCCTGCGATCGGAGCGACGGGATTCGGCGAAAGTCGGCTCTATGCCGGTGATTACGACCGTCGCTTCCGCCCTGTCGGCACCGCGCCCCGTTTCCCGGCACCCGAGGCAGAATGA
- a CDS encoding bifunctional cobalt-precorrin-7 (C(5))-methyltransferase/cobalt-precorrin-6B (C(15))-methyltransferase has translation MVEPWLVIIGIGEDSMAGLSASCQAELARAELIFGGPRHLALVEADDRGRAWPVPFSVDPVLAERGRKVVVLASGDPFWFGAGSCLADRLDPGEWVSYPAPSTFSLAANRLGWRLEQIACLGLHAAPFERLSPVLQANGRAICLLRDGPTAGDLAQWLIGRGYGTSTLHVMEALGGPRERILTVLAEDFAFTDVTAPVAVAIAMSGPQGLSRTSGLPDSTFLHDGQITKRPIRALTLSTLAPRPGEILWDIGAGSGSISAEWCLAGGQAIAIERRADRAENIRANAKALGVDHLLHVVDGAAPDALEGLPAPNAVFIGGGGNAVLLDHLWTVLRPGTRIVANGVTLETEALLALWHGQKGGELMRIELAKAAPLGSMRGWSPARPVVQWSVTR, from the coding sequence ATGGTTGAACCCTGGCTTGTGATCATCGGCATCGGTGAAGACAGCATGGCAGGTTTGTCGGCGTCATGCCAAGCCGAGCTGGCCCGTGCCGAGTTGATTTTCGGCGGTCCGCGCCATCTGGCGCTGGTGGAGGCGGATGACCGGGGCCGCGCATGGCCGGTGCCCTTCTCAGTCGATCCGGTATTGGCCGAGCGTGGGCGCAAAGTGGTGGTGCTGGCATCAGGCGATCCATTCTGGTTCGGCGCAGGCTCCTGCCTTGCTGACCGCCTCGATCCCGGCGAGTGGGTGTCCTACCCCGCGCCATCGACCTTTTCTCTGGCGGCGAACCGGCTGGGCTGGCGGCTTGAACAGATCGCCTGTCTGGGGCTGCATGCAGCGCCGTTCGAGCGGCTGAGCCCTGTGTTGCAGGCCAACGGGCGGGCGATCTGTCTGCTGCGCGATGGGCCCACTGCCGGAGATCTGGCGCAGTGGTTGATCGGCCGGGGATACGGAACTTCCACGCTCCATGTCATGGAGGCGCTGGGAGGACCACGCGAGCGCATCCTCACTGTCCTTGCGGAAGATTTCGCGTTTACGGACGTCACGGCACCGGTAGCCGTTGCCATCGCCATGTCGGGGCCACAGGGCCTGAGCCGGACGTCGGGTCTGCCGGACAGCACCTTCCTCCATGACGGGCAGATCACCAAGCGCCCGATCCGCGCCCTCACGCTATCGACTCTCGCGCCACGTCCCGGTGAAATCCTGTGGGATATCGGTGCCGGATCGGGATCGATTTCAGCGGAATGGTGTCTGGCGGGTGGACAGGCGATCGCGATCGAACGCCGCGCTGACCGCGCCGAGAATATCCGTGCCAATGCAAAGGCTCTGGGTGTGGATCATCTTCTGCATGTTGTGGACGGCGCAGCCCCGGACGCACTGGAAGGCCTGCCCGCCCCGAATGCCGTTTTCATCGGCGGCGGCGGTAATGCGGTCCTGCTGGATCATTTATGGACCGTGCTGCGGCCCGGAACGCGGATTGTCGCAAACGGCGTCACGCTGGAAACCGAAGCCTTGCTGGCCTTGTGGCATGGTCAAAAAGGCGGCGAATTGATGCGTATCGAGCTGGCGAAAGCCGCACCGCTGGGGTCGATGCGCGGATGGAGCCCGGCGCGCCCTGTCGTGCAGTGGAGTGTGACACGATGA
- the odhB gene encoding 2-oxoglutarate dehydrogenase complex dihydrolipoyllysine-residue succinyltransferase produces MSVEIKVPTLGESVTTATVAKWLKKAGEQVAADEPVAELETDKVTVEVPAPQAGVLGQPAVKEGDEVEVGALLTTLEPGGSAKPAPAKAQAPKAEAPKAAAAKAAPAPATKSAPVEQADAATAFPAARKMMTEQGVSAQQIGSGSGKDGRITKGDVQAFLSQPPVSSQAPAKPPRKDDPREERVKMTRLRRTIARRLKDAQNTAAMLTTFNEIDMTAAKEMRAEFQDLFVKKYGVKLGFMSIFSKAAIAALNEFPAINAEIDGDDVIYRHFINLGIAVGGPNGLVVPVIKDAETLSHAEIEKKIAGFGKAAREGTLKIDDLSGGTFSITNGGIYGSMLSTPILNAPQSGILGMHNIVDRPVAVNGKVEIRPIMYVALSYDHRIVDGKEAVSFLVALKKYVEDPRSLLLGL; encoded by the coding sequence ATGTCAGTCGAGATCAAGGTGCCGACGCTGGGCGAGAGTGTCACGACGGCGACTGTTGCGAAATGGCTGAAGAAGGCCGGAGAGCAGGTGGCGGCTGACGAACCCGTTGCCGAGCTGGAGACTGACAAGGTGACTGTGGAGGTTCCTGCTCCACAGGCCGGTGTTCTGGGTCAGCCTGCCGTCAAGGAAGGCGACGAGGTCGAGGTCGGTGCGCTTCTGACCACTCTGGAGCCGGGTGGTTCCGCCAAGCCTGCCCCTGCCAAGGCACAGGCTCCGAAAGCCGAAGCCCCCAAGGCTGCCGCTGCGAAAGCCGCGCCGGCTCCGGCAACAAAATCTGCTCCTGTGGAACAGGCCGATGCCGCAACGGCATTCCCCGCCGCCCGCAAGATGATGACCGAGCAGGGCGTTTCCGCGCAGCAGATCGGCTCCGGTTCCGGCAAGGATGGTCGTATCACAAAGGGCGATGTGCAGGCCTTCCTGTCGCAGCCGCCGGTGAGCTCTCAGGCTCCCGCGAAGCCGCCGCGCAAGGACGATCCGCGTGAAGAGCGCGTGAAGATGACACGCCTGCGTCGCACGATCGCCCGTCGTCTGAAGGACGCGCAGAACACGGCGGCGATGCTGACCACGTTCAACGAGATCGACATGACCGCCGCGAAGGAAATGCGCGCCGAGTTTCAGGATCTCTTCGTGAAGAAATACGGTGTGAAGCTTGGCTTCATGTCGATCTTCTCAAAAGCCGCTATTGCCGCTCTCAACGAATTCCCGGCGATCAATGCCGAGATTGACGGCGATGACGTGATCTATCGTCACTTCATCAATCTTGGCATTGCGGTTGGCGGTCCGAACGGACTGGTCGTGCCGGTGATCAAGGACGCGGAAACCCTGTCTCACGCCGAGATCGAGAAGAAGATCGCAGGCTTCGGCAAGGCGGCCCGCGAAGGTACGCTGAAGATCGACGATCTGTCCGGTGGCACGTTCTCCATCACAAACGGCGGCATCTACGGCTCCATGCTGTCCACGCCGATCCTGAACGCGCCGCAGTCCGGTATTCTGGGTATGCACAACATCGTTGACCGTCCGGTGGCGGTGAACGGCAAGGTTGAGATCCGTCCGATCATGTATGTGGCGCTGTCCTATGACCACCGTATCGTTGACGGCAAGGAGGCTGTGAGCTTCCTCGTTGCTCTCAAGAAGTATGTTGAAGATCCCCGCAGCCTGCTGCTCGGACTCTGA
- a CDS encoding L,D-transpeptidase: MKVWRTTLALTLVTSVECSSPALCQSPVAPGTPADTVAPPESLTENDVPPPVVIPPLPSLDDSEARIEAKKLVVALHKEVPGLLPLSEAQKLHWLKLAQETIARSDFRITRAQVVVVVDRNVKVQKLALVLALPDTSDWQVLGSVKVSTGNTGRKYYYITPTGVFPNTADRLGYRAEGTKNENGIRGIGAKGMRVWDFGWQNAVKGWLASGETGDIRLEMHATDPDFLESRLGHPASEGCVRIPAAFNVFMDRHGLLDVEYEQAASYDERFKALLRKDRVPSPIAGEALVVVDSGAKPTAPVPLTTAQKS, translated from the coding sequence ATGAAGGTTTGGAGAACAACGCTGGCCTTGACGCTCGTAACTTCTGTTGAGTGTTCTTCGCCTGCTCTCTGCCAGTCTCCGGTTGCTCCCGGCACTCCGGCGGACACTGTAGCGCCGCCTGAGTCTCTGACCGAAAATGATGTGCCACCACCGGTTGTCATCCCGCCCTTGCCTTCGCTGGATGACAGTGAAGCCCGCATTGAAGCGAAAAAACTGGTGGTAGCCCTGCACAAGGAAGTGCCCGGTCTGCTGCCGTTGAGCGAGGCCCAGAAACTGCACTGGCTCAAACTGGCGCAGGAGACGATCGCCCGTTCGGATTTCCGTATTACGCGAGCACAGGTGGTTGTGGTCGTCGATCGCAATGTGAAAGTCCAGAAACTGGCGCTTGTTCTGGCGCTCCCCGATACATCGGACTGGCAGGTTCTTGGGAGTGTAAAAGTCTCGACCGGTAATACTGGCCGCAAGTATTACTACATCACGCCGACAGGTGTGTTCCCGAATACAGCCGACCGTCTGGGCTACAGGGCAGAAGGCACGAAGAACGAGAACGGTATTCGCGGTATTGGCGCAAAAGGAATGCGGGTCTGGGACTTCGGTTGGCAGAACGCCGTTAAAGGCTGGCTGGCATCCGGGGAAACCGGCGATATCCGCCTTGAGATGCACGCGACCGATCCCGATTTTCTGGAAAGCCGCCTTGGGCACCCGGCGTCCGAAGGTTGCGTGCGTATTCCCGCGGCCTTCAATGTGTTCATGGACCGCCACGGTCTGCTGGATGTCGAGTATGAACAGGCGGCCAGTTATGATGAGCGTTTCAAGGCGCTTCTGAGGAAAGACCGGGTGCCATCACCCATCGCGGGCGAAGCGCTGGTGGTGGTGGATTCCGGTGCGAAGCCGACCGCGCCGGTGCCTTTGACGACCGCGCAGAAGTCGTGA
- the cobF gene encoding precorrin-6A synthase (deacetylating): MIDLVLVGIGTGNPEHLTLQAVRELNAADLILIPRKGEDKADLAELRRSICAEVLTNPAVRIVEFDMPRRDVADPDYRRGVAHWHQAIAHAWNEAIHANLPQGGTVALLVWGDPALYDSTLRIAAQLSPAPMTIRSIPGIMSLNMLAAAHAIPLNDIGAPFLVTTGRQLRDHGWPPGTDTVVVMLDGDCSFQHIPADAISIYWGAYVGMAEQILLSGPLTQIGPRIIATRAEARARHGWIMDIYLLRRHVAR, encoded by the coding sequence ATGATCGATCTGGTGCTTGTCGGCATCGGCACGGGAAATCCCGAACATCTGACTCTCCAAGCCGTACGTGAACTCAATGCCGCCGACCTGATCCTCATACCGCGCAAGGGTGAAGACAAGGCTGACCTTGCCGAACTACGCCGGAGCATCTGCGCGGAAGTGCTGACCAATCCAGCCGTTCGTATCGTCGAATTTGACATGCCCCGCCGCGACGTCGCTGACCCCGATTACCGCAGAGGCGTCGCGCACTGGCACCAGGCAATCGCCCATGCGTGGAATGAAGCAATCCATGCCAACCTGCCCCAGGGCGGCACGGTCGCGCTCCTCGTCTGGGGCGACCCTGCCCTGTATGACAGCACTCTACGGATTGCCGCTCAGCTCAGTCCGGCTCCCATGACGATCCGTAGCATTCCCGGCATTATGTCGCTGAACATGCTGGCCGCCGCCCACGCCATCCCGCTCAACGATATCGGCGCTCCATTTCTGGTCACCACCGGACGCCAGTTGCGTGACCATGGCTGGCCGCCAGGTACGGATACCGTCGTGGTCATGCTGGATGGTGACTGCTCGTTCCAACATATCCCCGCCGATGCCATCAGCATCTACTGGGGCGCCTATGTCGGTATGGCCGAGCAGATTCTGCTGTCCGGCCCGCTCACGCAGATCGGGCCGCGCATTATCGCAACCCGGGCCGAAGCCCGCGCTCGCCATGGCTGGATCATGGACATCTATCTGCTGCGGCGGCACGTGGCCCGTTAG
- the lpdA gene encoding dihydrolipoyl dehydrogenase, with product MAIEIKVPALGESVTSATVGKWLKQPGDAVAVDEPVVELETDKVSVEVPAPAAGVLETHAVKEGDEVEVGAVLAILAEGAKAAAKPAAASKPAEAPKKEATPAAEKKSAPAATEAPAETDYDLVVIGAGPGGYICAIRAAQLGFKVACVEKRATLGGTCLNVGCIPSKALLQSSENYHAAEHDFATHGIDIAGIKLNLAQMQKRKAGIVEANVKGVEYLFKKNGITWLKGVGKVEGTGRLTVDGKPVTAKHIVIAAGSDSAGLKGVDVDEKVIVTSTGALELSAVPKKMVVIGGGVIGLELGSVWHRLGADVTVIEFLDRLVPGTDNEIEAAFRKILIKQGLTMKLGHKVTKAEKTGKGVKLTVEPSQGGAAETLDADVVLLAIGRTAASKNMGLEEAGIALDNRGRIEVDEHFATNVPGVYAIGDVIRGPMLAHKAEEEGVAVAEILAGQAGHVNYDAIPGVVYTWPEVATVGFTEEQLKEKGVEYKVGKFPFMANGRARAIGMTDGFVKVIADAKTDRVLGTHIIGPGAGELIAECTMAIEFGASSEDIGRVCHAHPTLSEAVKEAALGVTGHSLNI from the coding sequence ATGGCAATCGAAATCAAGGTTCCGGCGTTGGGCGAGAGTGTGACGTCTGCCACGGTCGGCAAATGGCTCAAGCAGCCGGGTGATGCGGTCGCTGTCGATGAGCCGGTTGTTGAGCTTGAAACCGACAAGGTGAGTGTTGAGGTCCCCGCTCCGGCTGCTGGCGTGCTGGAAACCCATGCCGTCAAGGAAGGCGATGAGGTCGAGGTCGGCGCAGTGCTGGCCATTCTGGCAGAGGGCGCGAAAGCCGCCGCTAAGCCTGCCGCTGCTTCCAAGCCTGCCGAAGCACCAAAGAAGGAAGCTACCCCGGCTGCTGAAAAGAAGTCAGCTCCAGCAGCGACAGAAGCGCCAGCCGAGACGGATTACGATCTCGTCGTGATCGGCGCTGGTCCGGGCGGTTATATCTGTGCCATTCGTGCCGCCCAGCTTGGTTTCAAGGTGGCCTGCGTCGAAAAGCGCGCCACACTTGGCGGCACCTGCCTGAATGTCGGCTGTATCCCATCCAAGGCGCTGCTTCAGTCGTCTGAAAACTATCATGCTGCCGAGCATGATTTCGCAACGCACGGCATCGATATCGCAGGTATCAAGCTCAATCTGGCGCAGATGCAGAAGCGCAAGGCCGGGATTGTCGAGGCCAACGTCAAGGGCGTTGAATATCTCTTCAAGAAGAACGGCATCACCTGGCTGAAGGGTGTCGGCAAGGTTGAAGGCACGGGTCGTCTGACGGTTGACGGCAAGCCTGTCACCGCGAAGCACATTGTCATTGCGGCAGGCAGCGACAGCGCTGGCCTGAAGGGCGTGGATGTCGATGAGAAGGTGATCGTCACCTCCACCGGTGCCCTCGAACTCTCCGCCGTGCCGAAGAAGATGGTTGTCATTGGCGGCGGCGTGATCGGTCTTGAGTTGGGCAGCGTCTGGCATCGTCTGGGCGCGGATGTGACGGTTATCGAGTTCCTTGATCGTCTGGTACCGGGAACGGATAATGAAATCGAGGCGGCTTTCCGCAAGATCCTGATCAAGCAGGGCCTGACGATGAAGCTGGGTCACAAGGTGACCAAGGCGGAGAAAACCGGCAAAGGCGTGAAGCTGACCGTCGAGCCTTCACAGGGCGGCGCTGCCGAGACGCTGGACGCTGACGTTGTGCTGCTGGCTATCGGTCGTACGGCGGCGAGCAAGAACATGGGCCTTGAAGAGGCCGGTATCGCTCTCGACAATCGTGGTCGTATCGAAGTCGATGAGCATTTCGCCACAAACGTGCCGGGTGTTTACGCCATCGGTGACGTGATCCGTGGCCCGATGCTGGCGCACAAGGCTGAGGAAGAGGGCGTTGCTGTTGCCGAAATCCTTGCCGGTCAGGCTGGGCATGTGAATTACGACGCCATTCCGGGTGTGGTCTATACATGGCCGGAAGTGGCGACGGTCGGCTTCACGGAAGAGCAGCTCAAGGAAAAGGGCGTCGAATACAAGGTCGGCAAGTTCCCATTCATGGCCAACGGTCGCGCTCGCGCCATTGGCATGACCGACGGGTTTGTGAAGGTGATTGCTGACGCAAAGACCGACCGTGTGCTTGGTACGCATATCATTGGTCCGGGCGCTGGCGAATTGATCGCGGAATGCACGATGGCGATCGAGTTTGGCGCTTCCTCCGAGGATATCGGTCGTGTCTGCCACGCTCATCCGACACTGAGCGAAGCGGTGAAGGAAGCGGCTCTGGGTGTTACCGGTCACTCGCTGAATATCTGA
- a CDS encoding cobalt-precorrin-6A reductase: MTRVLLLGGTTEASQMARALAETGIDATFSYAGRTASPACQPLPVRIGGFGGVEGLIAYLREAAITHVIDATHPFAARMSRNAVEACAAVGIPLLAFERAPWTAAEGDDWRAVADITGAVAALPDEPARIFLAIGRQSIDAFAVRPQHDYLLRLVDPPDAVLPLPKATVVIAKGPFTLAGDLALMQAHGITHVVAKNAGGVGARAKLDAARALGVPVILIDRPVVSPRPVARTVEEVMTWLGHPARLGV; encoded by the coding sequence ATGACGCGTGTCCTTCTGCTGGGCGGCACCACCGAAGCCAGCCAGATGGCCCGCGCATTGGCCGAAACAGGCATTGACGCCACCTTTTCCTATGCCGGTCGCACCGCATCGCCAGCGTGCCAGCCCCTGCCAGTCCGGATCGGTGGGTTCGGCGGAGTGGAGGGGCTTATCGCCTATCTTCGCGAGGCGGCAATCACTCATGTCATCGACGCCACCCATCCCTTCGCCGCCCGGATGAGCCGGAATGCGGTGGAAGCCTGTGCGGCTGTTGGCATTCCGCTGCTGGCGTTCGAGCGCGCGCCCTGGACGGCGGCGGAAGGTGACGACTGGCGTGCGGTTGCCGACATCACGGGCGCGGTCGCTGCGCTGCCCGATGAGCCAGCAAGGATCTTTCTGGCGATCGGTCGACAGTCGATCGACGCCTTCGCGGTGCGCCCACAGCACGATTACCTGTTGCGTCTGGTCGATCCGCCCGATGCCGTCCTGCCCTTGCCCAAGGCGACAGTGGTTATCGCAAAGGGACCGTTTACCTTGGCAGGGGATCTCGCCCTGATGCAGGCGCACGGCATCACCCATGTCGTGGCGAAGAACGCTGGTGGCGTGGGCGCGCGTGCGAAGCTGGATGCCGCGCGGGCGCTGGGTGTGCCGGTAATCCTGATTGATCGCCCTGTTGTGTCGCCGCGTCCTGTCGCACGCACCGTCGAGGAGGTGATGACGTGGCTTGGTCATCCCGCGCGCCTTGGCGTGTAG
- a CDS encoding 2-oxoglutarate dehydrogenase E1 component, producing MAGSDLLTTALSGSNIAYVADLYARWAEDPKSVDPSFADLFGSMDDETASILQDASGASWAPRKSIITGDEPAPAPAGGKGAGLAATDSLAIAQLIRAFREFGHLEAQTDPLGLKVPAPTVELDPATYGFGPKDLDRPVYIGKLLSPILPGRETASVKEVVAALRQVYCGAIGAEYMYARSEEQREWFRSRLEGDNWPSSVTVDEQKSILKNLTEAEGFESFCQKRYVGAKRFGLEGGEVSIPALHAVIDQVAQQGVKSVAIGMAHRGRLNTLVNVVRKPYVAIFNEFGGGSFKPDNVAGSGDVKYHLGSSTDVEIGGHSVHISLQPNPSHLEAVDPVVCGKVRAAQDDDGDTEKRLSHMAIQIHGDAAFAGQGVVYETLSMSQLVGYRTGGSIHIIVNNQIGFTTNPVNGHSGIYGSDMAKAIEAPVLHINGDNAEAVVYASRLAADYRQKFASDIILDIVCYRRHGHNETDEPAFTQPVMYKAIAGHETPHTVYANHLVKAGVLTEDEVKAQWDAFHAKLDEDFKAAQSYKVNKADWLESNWAGLQAPPKAGEVTKVETGVSKDVLTEIGAAITKVPEGFDLNSKIARQMKAKAKAIETGEGIDWATGEALGFGSLLLEKHRIRLSGEDVQRGTFSQRHAVVIDQTNQQPYTMLNHIKEGQSKIDIWNSHLSEFAVLGFEYGYTMHNPNNLVLWEAQFGDFANGAQVIIDQFIASGETKWLRMSGLVLLLPHGYEGQGPEHSSARLERYLQLCAEDNMFVCNITSPANYFHALRRQLKLPYRKPLVLMEPKSLLRHKLAVSTLAEFETGTSFRPVIGEIDPLADNAVERVIICSGKVYYDLLEARRDQKLEKVAIIRLEQLYPFPEAELAAELKRYPNAKEIVWCQEETRNGGGWHFVDRLIEGALGVAGHKVGRPAYVGRAAAASPATGLAKTHAAEQAALVKDALGLS from the coding sequence ATGGCGGGCAGCGATCTTCTTACGACGGCACTGAGCGGAAGCAATATTGCTTACGTGGCCGATCTGTACGCACGATGGGCCGAAGACCCGAAGAGCGTCGACCCGTCCTTTGCCGACCTGTTCGGCTCAATGGACGATGAAACGGCTTCCATCCTTCAGGACGCCTCCGGGGCCTCCTGGGCGCCGCGCAAATCCATCATCACGGGCGACGAGCCCGCCCCGGCTCCTGCCGGCGGCAAGGGCGCCGGTCTGGCTGCGACAGACAGCCTCGCCATCGCCCAGTTGATCCGGGCGTTTCGTGAGTTCGGTCATCTGGAAGCGCAGACCGACCCGCTGGGTCTGAAAGTTCCGGCTCCGACCGTTGAGCTTGACCCTGCGACCTACGGCTTTGGTCCAAAGGATCTCGATCGTCCGGTCTATATCGGCAAGCTGCTGTCTCCGATCCTGCCGGGCCGCGAGACCGCCAGCGTCAAGGAAGTCGTGGCGGCCCTGCGTCAGGTCTATTGCGGCGCGATCGGTGCGGAATACATGTATGCGCGCTCCGAAGAGCAGCGCGAGTGGTTCCGTTCCCGTCTGGAAGGCGACAACTGGCCCAGCAGCGTTACGGTCGATGAGCAGAAGTCGATCCTCAAGAACCTGACGGAAGCCGAAGGGTTCGAGTCCTTCTGCCAGAAGCGTTATGTCGGCGCGAAGCGCTTCGGTCTTGAAGGTGGTGAAGTCTCCATCCCGGCGCTGCATGCCGTGATCGATCAGGTCGCGCAGCAGGGTGTGAAGTCAGTCGCCATCGGCATGGCGCATCGCGGTCGTCTGAACACGCTGGTGAACGTCGTCCGCAAGCCTTACGTCGCGATCTTCAACGAGTTCGGCGGCGGCTCCTTCAAGCCCGATAACGTGGCCGGTTCCGGTGACGTGAAGTACCATCTTGGCTCTTCCACGGATGTCGAGATTGGCGGCCACTCCGTTCACATCTCTCTCCAGCCGAATCCCTCGCATCTTGAGGCGGTCGATCCTGTGGTCTGCGGCAAGGTCCGTGCCGCACAGGATGACGACGGTGACACCGAGAAGCGTCTGTCGCATATGGCGATCCAGATCCATGGTGATGCGGCCTTCGCCGGTCAGGGTGTGGTCTACGAGACGCTGTCCATGTCTCAGCTCGTCGGTTACCGCACGGGTGGTTCAATCCATATCATCGTGAATAACCAGATCGGTTTCACGACCAATCCGGTGAATGGCCATTCCGGCATCTACGGTTCCGACATGGCCAAGGCCATCGAGGCGCCCGTGCTGCACATCAACGGCGATAATGCGGAGGCTGTGGTCTACGCCTCGCGTCTGGCCGCTGATTACCGCCAGAAATTCGCCAGCGACATCATTCTCGATATCGTCTGCTATCGTCGTCACGGCCATAACGAGACCGACGAGCCGGCCTTCACGCAGCCCGTGATGTACAAGGCCATCGCCGGTCATGAGACGCCGCATACCGTTTACGCCAATCACCTGGTGAAAGCAGGCGTGCTGACGGAAGATGAAGTGAAGGCCCAGTGGGATGCGTTCCACGCGAAGCTGGACGAAGACTTCAAGGCCGCGCAGTCCTACAAGGTCAACAAGGCGGACTGGTTGGAAAGCAACTGGGCCGGTCTGCAGGCTCCCCCGAAGGCGGGTGAAGTCACGAAGGTCGAGACCGGTGTGTCGAAAGACGTGCTGACGGAAATCGGTGCTGCCATCACGAAAGTGCCGGAAGGATTCGATCTCAACAGCAAGATCGCCCGCCAGATGAAGGCGAAGGCGAAAGCCATCGAGACCGGCGAAGGCATCGACTGGGCGACCGGCGAGGCTCTCGGATTCGGCTCCCTGCTGCTGGAGAAGCATCGCATCCGTCTGTCGGGTGAAGATGTGCAGCGCGGCACGTTCAGCCAGCGTCATGCCGTGGTCATCGACCAGACTAACCAGCAGCCCTACACGATGCTGAACCACATCAAGGAAGGGCAGTCCAAGATCGATATCTGGAACTCGCATCTCTCCGAGTTCGCGGTGCTGGGCTTCGAGTATGGCTACACCATGCACAACCCGAACAACCTCGTGTTGTGGGAAGCGCAGTTCGGTGACTTCGCCAACGGTGCGCAGGTCATCATCGACCAGTTCATCGCCTCGGGCGAGACGAAGTGGCTGCGTATGTCCGGCCTCGTGCTGCTGCTGCCACACGGTTACGAAGGGCAGGGACCGGAGCACTCCTCCGCCCGTCTGGAGCGCTATCTCCAGCTCTGCGCTGAAGACAACATGTTCGTCTGCAACATCACGTCGCCGGCCAACTACTTCCACGCGCTGCGTCGTCAGCTGAAGCTGCCTTATCGCAAGCCGCTGGTGCTGATGGAGCCGAAGTCCCTGCTGCGTCACAAGCTGGCTGTGTCCACACTGGCCGAGTTCGAGACAGGCACGAGCTTCCGTCCGGTGATTGGCGAGATCGATCCGCTGGCTGACAACGCCGTCGAGCGCGTCATCATCTGCTCGGGCAAGGTCTACTATGACCTGCTGGAAGCTCGCCGCGACCAGAAGCTGGAGAAAGTGGCGATCATCCGCCTTGAGCAGCTCTATCCGTTCCCGGAAGCAGAGCTTGCCGCCGAGCTGAAGCGCTATCCGAACGCGAAAGAGATCGTGTGGTGTCAGGAAGAAACCCGCAACGGCGGTGGCTGGCACTTCGTCGATCGTCTGATCGAGGGCGCGCTGGGTGTGGCCGGTCACAAGGTCGGTCGTCCGGCCTATGTGGGCCGTGCTGCCGCTGCAAGTCCGGCGACGGGTCTGGCCAAGACGCATGCCGCAGAACAGGCCGCGCTGGTCAAGGACGCACTGGGACTGTCCTGA